Within Anopheles nili chromosome 3, idAnoNiliSN_F5_01, whole genome shotgun sequence, the genomic segment ACATGAAAAATTCCATGCTGGCGCAGCTCCTGGATCAAAATGCACGTGCTCGGTTGAACACGCTTAAGTTGAGTAAACCTGAAAAGGCTCAAATGGTAGAAAGTATGATCATACGAATGGCACAGACGGGCCAAATCGGTGGCAAGCTGGATGATGCCAGTTTGGTGCAACTGCTCGAAACCGTCAACCAGCAGATGCCTAGAAGTAACTCCACGGTGAAGTTCGATCGAAGACGAGCCGCGATAGACTcggacgatgaggatgacgaTTATGGTATTTGAGCGAGAATGATCTTTTGGCAAAACTTCTTCTAAATTACACTGCTTTATCTACGAAACCTATATGCCTACCGAATGTCATCACG encodes:
- the LOC128725489 gene encoding programmed cell death protein 5, with amino-acid sequence MDDAELAALRQQRLQQMQSSNPEQQQAQMEKMQAQADMKNSMLAQLLDQNARARLNTLKLSKPEKAQMVESMIIRMAQTGQIGGKLDDASLVQLLETVNQQMPRSNSTVKFDRRRAAIDSDDEDDDYGI